gaGAAAAACGAAACTCCAAGCCCCCAaacctccctccctccctcacGTTGTTAGCGTCAAAaactccttaaaaaaataaataaaaaggaagcaCGACTCCTCCATGTCTTCTAGCACTTGAAATCGGACAAGAGATAAGCAAAAGCAAGCgcgctctctttctctctccctctctgtaAATTCAAATCActaatacatttcaaaacatatattgCCATCCCTCCTCCTCTTTCTGAAACCCTAACTCGCTTCCAATCTCTCTCAAATCCTACTAAAAGTAGATACAGATAACCTTTTTAAAGAAATCAAGATTTGACTTAGCGGGTAGGAAATCTTTTATtaccatttctttatttttgccttttgttttaaggttttgtgttaaatttcttgatttttaattgggtttcaagattaattttttaaaaaagttttgatgCTAGAGATCTTAATTGAATAGGGTTTCCAAGAATTTTTGTccttttgatttcggcttaggtcCTTGTTGTTTAAAGTCTTAAATCGGGTTTCAAGTTTttaccttttttccttttggttcAAGATTTTGGTACTAAAAGTCTTGAATTTTGGATTAGGTTTAAGCTAATGGAAGATCGAGGAGGGGATACAGGGAGGTCCAGATCTGATTCCAAGGTtggtttctctctttctttggtTCTTTTGAGAAGTTTTATGTTCCTGATTCTGGGTTGTTTTAGTTGGCTGGTGAGAAGCGGACTAGTGGTGAATTGGGAGAGAAATCAGAAGTTGCtcgaaaaaagattaaaatgcgTAATCTTGAATCTGTGCTGAGGTTTGAAGGTaaggttttattaatatgtAACTTTTTTTGCTGCTGTTAGGTGTTTTGATATTGAAATTTGTTCGTTTCTGGGATGTCAGAATGCAGCTATGTACAAGTATAATAGACAAATCTATTCACTAGTAATACTTGTTAGCAGAACAAGACCAACAAGAAacatttaattgaaaacaaattgaaatgcCTGGACACGTAGAATGGTACTTTAGTTCCACTGTAGATCAACTTGTTGTGGCCCGTTGAACTTCCAATATAAACATCGTTttaaagctttgttttttctacTTGATAATGGCACAGAAGTAAGCAGCAATcacttgaaaaacaaagaagacgaCGACAGCTTTCAGTTTACTGAAAAGATGTCCCAAGTCACCAATGTTCCAGTAACCttggacttcaatgcttatcGAGCAGAAAGAAGTGGAAGGACCGCATTATCAGTTGAGGTCACTGCTGCCTCTAAGCCACTGGATCTCAGTAATGAAGCTTGCATTGTTAATCATTTGGTGAGAAAGGATATGGCAGAACATGCTGAGAATTGTAATGAAGTCCCATTGCTCAAGAAGCATGAGAGCAAACATGACAATAAACGCGCAACCTCTGTTGGCTTTGGCTTGGATCTGAATGCACAGGATGATAGCTCTGTGAACCAGGAACCATTCCACACTCAGAAAGATCATGAGAAGACAAGAGATATTTCTGAGTGTGGGAGTACTACTGGTCCAGTGCAGGAAAAGGATCCATTAAGAATGTGGAAAGAAATGAAGCAAAACGGTTTTCTGTCATCTTCATATGGAGGGATTTCAATTCAAAGTGGTTTTATGACATCTTCTCATGGAGGGATACCAATGGCAAAGCAACGTGGGAGGAAACCCAAAGATGATGTTCTCAAGGAAAAGATGGAACTTGCAAAGAGAGAGCAGGTGGATAGGTTTACCAAGATTGCTGCTCCAAGTGGATTGCTAAATGGCTTGAACCCTGGGATCATAAACCATGTGAGAAATAAAAAGCAGGTCCATTCCATAATAGAGGCTTTGGTAAGGTCTGAAAAACTCGAAAATGGCTGTCTTGAAAGCAAACAAGCATATCTAAAATCTGGAACTAAAGAAAACAATAGTACGAGTGATTCTGGAATACATCGACTCAGTTTTTCTCATGGAAATGGGAGTTCAACTTCTTTATTTGGGAGCAAGCAAACAAGAGGGTACCCTATATCCAACGGGGAGGGTGACTCCAGCATGGTAGACATGGTACATGACAGAAATTTTGTTTCACACTCAGCTGCCAGTGAGAATGATGCATTGACATTGAAGTTGCCTTCATCAACTAACGCCTTGGAGGAATCTAGAACTGTTCTGAATGAGGAATCAGCAAACAACGCAAGTGTTTCTTGTCTTTCTGTGAAAGGTgtgttaaattcttttttagaaggaattgacaatttaatatttggatattTATATGTGAAACTGCGGTAGATAGGAATTGCAAGACACTAAGCGTGTTTAAGATTGCAGCagaagttgtttttcaaagtattttttgcttggatatactttaaaataatatctttttatttttaaaatttgtttttgacatcatattaaaaagataaaaaaacactaaaaaataatttaaaacaaataaaattcaatttttttcaaaaacatggttaaactacaaaaacaaacacaacctaaATGAATTGTGTATCTTTATAGAATTAGGGTATTGCTATTTATCACGACATTGAAGTTACACGACAAACTGAAAGCCAAGAACATCTTAGCTGAAAGGTTTGTACTTTGTTTTTGTACTTTCAGCTGCTACTGTTTCTTCTCAATGGTTGGAACTTCTTCATCAAGACATTAGAGGACGGATAGCAGGTAATGCTTTATAATGTGAATGGTTGTTGAGTATTATTTAGTATGGTACATGATGTCCATATGTTAATAAACCATCTCCTGTACTTTCAGCATTGCGCCGAAGTAGGAAGAGAGTCCGAGCAGTGATAACTACTGAGTTaccatttttaatatcaaaagagTTCTCAGCTATTGAAGTGGACGGTTCTTATACTATGAAAAGTTCTTCAGAAGTAGTGTCCAGTAATGCAACAGCTGCCATGCATCAAGCAAGATGGAGAGCATTGTTTGATCAGTTGGACAGTGCACTTtctgaagaagagaaacaacttGTAAGTGTGATTGGAAAGACAAGTGCAATAGGAgagacttttctttgtttctcatGCTACAAAATTCTACTAGTAATCTagagatgtgtgtgtgtgaatttgACTTAGTGATTCCATGGTGATTTGCGATGGTTTGGTATCAACTTATATCTGACCAGACTAATTCATTTGCCTGAATACACTAGACAGTTTCTGAATACAAAAATTGTTTCTTACTTGTAATAggatttccatttttttaaataaatcctCTTCTGCAGAGCTTATGATAGtatagaaaattcaattttttaatccaatttctTTCATTAGCTTATTTAGGTGCTTTCTGGTTTGAATTTCAGGAAACTTGGTTGAGCCAAGTAAAGGAAATGCAAGTGCACTGTGATCAGGGGCTGCAACATTTGCACTATAATGCAATTTTAGGTTACCCAAGGTAAATTACTACGCCATTATACCTTTGTCAAACTTGTGGCAGGATCTGGTATAGTATCTTAAATTGCATGATTGAGCTCATATTATGGATGATGAATTATGATGACTGAAGAgacattatcatttatcatcaTTATAAACAATCTGTTTCGTCAACATTCTTTTATTCATGCCTCACCATGTGGCAAATATTCTGCAAGTTACTTCATAATTATACAGTTTTCTTCAATGTGCAGAACTGAGAAAGCAGATAGCTCGCAGAAGGAATTGGCTGTTAGAGCTGCTGCAGCTTCCATCTATTCAACCTGCAATTTCCTGAGTTCGAAGCAGAATGTATCTTGTTTCTGATCTTATTAACCGAAGTGTCTTCCTCCTATCTCTAATGGTGTTGAATTCTAAAATATTAGCAAACAACTGATCAgttctttaatctttgcaaaGCTATGCTGGATAGCAAGCTATATAACATCAAGTTGAGCCcccattttctctcttttcttttctttttcaaaaagtaGCCAGAATCATTGTTGTGGTAGATTGTTATAAACTCTAGTTGATAAAGGAAGTTGCTGAGAAATAATAAATCGACTATCAGGTTCTTTGATGTGTTTTTCTTATGGCTCAGTTCCCAGTGTAGCATGAAATTGGAACTCTTTGTTCATGAAACAGTGCTCTTACCCttttttcatgcttttattttttcttctcttgttttctttgatttttagaACAGTGCACATTAGAAAAGACACTTTTGATGCATCTCAGTTTTggttctgtttgtttttgcgttttaaaagtgttttaaaaaatctttggtGTTTGTTGTATTTGAAAGCCCTGCTAAACCGCTTTGGCGCACCTAGGAAGTGAAGAGTGCTTTTCATTCTGCTGTTAATATTCATCTTTACCAAATCATCTGATGTTTTGTTCTAGAACTAGACAACATAGAACACTTACTCTCTGTGTGGAAAGCTTACCCcctaagatgaaaaaaattgcaTGTAAGCCAAGACTGTCCTCTTGGTTTTCATGTATCCACTGCAGCTCAGTCTTGCTTCAAGGGATGGTAACAGGAAATAGTGAAGACTCTTCCCATTGAACAGGTCTTCCTCTTTGCTCACGCATGGATGGTCAAGCACAACCTGTTCATCTTTGAGAATCAGGACATGAAGCCGATTCGATTCATTCAACGTTCCCTGATCGGTTTGAAGAATTTATGTCAGAAAACATCGTTTGACTGTAGTGAAGAATCCAGCTGCAGTTTAATGCTACCTTTGCAGTGGATGGTACAGGTCTGGGCTCTGGGGGTTGGCTGTTTATAATACAGTTATTCTGAGGTTCCATggtatagataatttttttaaaaaagtttttaacgCATCTTTAAGTATACCTAGAAGCCCTAATGTAGAAAAATTGAAGTGCTAGACATTAAAATCTCCAAATCACCTGAATTCTCACCAAAATCCttactctttgttttttttttttttttctagcccaAACAATGCTTAGGTCATGTTTTCTAGTACAAACAGTCTTTGTATGATGTTTTTTCTGGTAATGGATGAGGTTAGCTTATGCTAAAGCATGTCTTAAATGATTTCATAATGACAAACACTACACTATTTTTTGCGTCCTTAATGCTTCATCATGTGCTTATTTTATCTATTGACgaaaatttttaagatttattcgTTGTCAATAATTTCATATCTCAATATCAATGTCTTgatttagataaaaaagaagaaaaagaagcaatCTCTCTCCATAAAGACTGTTTTTGGATCAAATTTCATCCCTTGAAAACCATGAATGCACCTTTTTAATGAGTGCGGTTCAACAAAAATGGTAGGTTGGActgattttttgattttcatGGTGTCAAAACATGTATAGATATGGAGTTGATGTTTGGTTTTGCAAcaaaaatctcattttattatttgctgtaattaaaaatataggaacttgaattgaaattgagaaaaaaaaaaaagcatttgcgGTTTCAAGCACAATTTTCCCCCCCCCCCATCCACGtagtttttttcagtttaattcttGTCATGTTAAGTTGGTTGAAATTGATCTTGATAGATTGATTAAATTAGCTTAATAAGGGGTTCTTGctgtgtagaaaaaaaatattgacattggattaatgtttaattaaaaaaaattaattttattaattgtgaaaaattagaaatagaGGATTGATTCAAGAAAGATATTAAAGACTTTGTTTTCAAAAACTGTACAttaatgccttttttttatcttttttatttaatagttatatattttgattcaaaactttattttgtttacatttatattttgaatttaaaaaataaaagagaaagttgtcaaaaaataagaaaaaaaatctttggttGTCAATattataacaacaataaaaaaatttatttttggtgtcAATAAGTTCCATTTGAGGAATGAAGCTacaattaagtgtttttttttccattcatcatGACAAAAAAGTATATTGAagttaagaaagaaaatgtttttttatttaattttttgtttttttcttaactaatttagtcattttgggttgagaaattattatttttttagattctaaaggttttttttaggtGATTTTAGGTTAAAACATGttgagaaaatgttttttttttttagttaaaaccTCACTAGTCAATTTTCTAACATCTTTTTAGTGGTTAGAATCTAGAAATATAAACAAcacatcatttgtttttttttataaaaaaaaatgatggataaTATCTCGTTCGATActtgaacaaaacaaaaaaatattatgaagctTAGATGGACTAGACCACTTAAAGCCCAACCGTCCACCCTacttttaactttatttatttatttttatttaatttaaatttaaatttaaattaattacaataaattagTTAGAAATATGTTTGAGATGCTTGTGTCGACAagtattcattaaaataaatccatTTAGAAACTTTttagagtaatatttataaaatttctttcaattgacATGTTTTGAATAAGATTATCTCATTCTTTTTTGTATATtagcatatgttttttttatataccccTTAAtaatatctcttttttttccccttaaattttattcaagtattttcttatatatgtcTATTTATTACatcacataattaaaaataaatgattccaagaaaaaggtTGTTAAACCCAACCAGGTGCATGACTTGTTTAATAGTCTAATAGGTTAAATCATATTAATCTAGAACATCTTCACCtcataattgaaataataaattttaataaaaaaattccaaacatTAGTCAAATGAGGTCTCAACTtatcatattttgaatttacactttttatatatataaaaaaatagctcaCAAGGATGTTACCTCCACTTTGAATCCATACCCGTactttaattgataaattaatgtaatttaattattacattaatttatcaattaacaCGAAATGGTAAATTTAGCATTTCCAAGAATTTCTTAACATTAATtcattcattaattatttttctatttgatgtgtaatttaaataaaatttttcttcaaatattaataataaaaatgataagaatattTCTATTagactttatatttttatttattttaatgtattgtgttaagtaaatgaatgaaaataaaatattaaataaaaatataggatAATTATAGTACATTAAATAATTGTGTGTTTTATATGGTAATGTTTTTAAGTGGTtacaataaattctaaaaaaaaaaaagacgtgaATTGATTAGAGCATTAGATGACTCTTAACAAGTGCTCCAAGTGCACTTTTGAGTCCAATGAAGTCTTGAGCTTGGTGGATTGTTATCCACCATTCGGAAACAGaaggataaataaataaataaaatactttgaattctcctatatatataaaaaaaatattgccttGCTAAACTGAAAAGGCTTCTTAAGATCTCTCATAATAGTTTCAACGGGCTTCTTGAAAGGCTCCATTGAATTCTCCTTTTAATTATTGTGCTAATATAGTAAACTTTTTCagaagaaatattaattatatttttcactatAGTACATGACTCGTAGTCAGACCAAAGCACAAATTTCTcgtttactaatatttttttttgcaagagaTTTGGATCTCTCTGGTTCTGACAGACTAATGATCAGCTGCTCTGGATAATTTAAACATCATGCACAGAGACTTGGCAGAACAACAAAGCTTGATATGGGATAATCATGTGTGCACAAACATTAGTTAGATACAGACAGCCTCAGTCAttgtccaaaacaaaaataacattgtttgcATTTTAACTCTCATCCTATGCTTCCTAAAATTACATTTGCATCATGGCTTCTATAATTTACATGGCTTTACATTGGCTAGTAGGGACTGCAAGCAAGAAACTCATCGCGTAAAGAAAAGTTAGTTTTTGAGTATCGGAAACCAACCTGCTATGGTGTGTAGGCAGAATAATGCTACCTCGGTTGTGTATAAGCAAGACTAGAGCCAGTTTGGGGCAATCTTGgttgatattgtttttgaagATGGATCATCTGAAAGCTTGGCAAGTGATCGATACTGCAACTTTACACTCTCTGCATTGTCCAACGTCTTCACTACATACCTGTAAATGGCTTTGTATTAGTTACAAGGATCAGTTACTCACCACCACCTTTCATACAAACAGGCAACCATGCATGGTGCAGAAATCTCAACTGAGACAATCTTCAATCCTAATGACTAGAGGTTTGCTCAATCATTTCACACCATTTAAGATGTATCCATCACCATATCTGTTATCTCATCCAAGCTGCAAATGTACTCACTTATTTACAGTACTAATCAAAGTATTAACTCATTCAAAACAGATTTTGTTCCACGTATCTCCATATGCATGTAATGACAgccaagaaattcaaaatcaacaatgCACAGATGTCTGATAAAACTTCTTGGTCACATAACAGAAAATGCCCACAAAAGATAAACGTATTACTTctcaagggaaagaaaagagcaACCGACATCAGTATAGAATTGACCTGAGCAATGCACCAAACCTTAAAACATGCAAAAATTGAAggtaagaaaaacaagaaagtgACCAACCATCCATTTAAGCATTGTGTTGTCACAACAGCCTCCCGTCCAACAAACCGCTGAGGTGTCCTCTTGTTTCCCTGAATATTTCCAttcatattgttaattttaaatgattactAGACAACGCATACAGGGAAAACTTGGGAGCTTTGCTAAACAACCTTTATAATAACCCGGTCTGTCACAGCAAATGGGAACTGCACACCTCTACCCCTTGGTGGATCCATGACCCCTGAATCGCCATAACCACCTTTGTCCtataagagaaaaaacagtGGCGATTTTAGAAAAGCTATAAAAGTTGAGGCCACTGCTGCATTCTAAAACCAAAGGGTTGCcgaggaaacaaaaaaaaaaaaatggagtggATAATTAAAACATAAGAGAATACTTAAATAAAGTATCTGAGTTGCAGGGTTTTAAAATCCCCAGTGATTGACACAGTTTTTTAAATGCCAGGCTATTGAATTGTCAACAGTGAAGACATCTCATTGAGAAAATCTACTTCCAGATGAGGAAGAACCATGCAGTTCAGCATGACTGCAATGAAAAGGAAAGGTATGCATTGTTATGCAGTCTGCTCCTATTCTATTGACATTTGTTAAAGAGAATTATGTTAAAAGGAAACCCAGGGCTTGACGGGAACAAACCTGGTCAAacctctctctcctccttttGGATGAGCGATAAAATTGTAACTCCTCTTCCCGCTGAAATGCCTGGACAGCATATCTGAGAGCTGTATAGACAGCAGCAAAATGAACAGTTGAAAAGGCaaagccaaagaaaaagaaagctgtGATGAACTTGTCATAGTTCTCTTTATCATAGTGACTATATACTCCCTATATCTTGCCACTGCTTAAAAATACAAAGCCTGCGATTTTTTCTTGTAGGAAGCAGGATCATAAAATCCTACAaccttcaacaacaacaacaacaaattacTACTTACAGAGGTTGGGAGCTATTGAGTCTTCTGAAATTGACTCTGAACAACTGTAGCAGACTTTCTGAAAATGCAAGCATAAAACTGAAATCAAAATCATATCATAACAACTGTAAGAACatcttagagagagagagagagagagagatcagaaTGCAACACAACTGTAGATTTCTAAAATAACAGAGTCCAGTGAAAGTAAACCATTTGCACAGAACAAGCAGAGGCGCACAACTTTCAGCATTGCTAAGCAGAAAGCTAAAATGCAGAAACATCTCATATAAGTTGTTATAAAATGAGTGGAAGGAAGACAattcaacaagaagaaaaatactTCATTCCAGTATATCAATCACAGGGTCAAGCTTGCTCTTCTTGAAAGTCCAAGAAGTGTTATCTCTGACCAACAAAAGTTTGCTATTTCATTAATTGTTGATCATAAGGCCTTGAAGACAGTTATGATACTATTGACAGATTGTCAGGACATGGTTTGTAGCTTGCTCTTGCCCAAAGCAATAAAATACAACTATTATAAAAACCAGCACCTAGAAACATGCATTaccattaaaagttaaaaaaaactgtACAAGTTCAACTATCAAATTACAAGGACTGCTTAAGGGTATAAGATTGAAAAGTGGCCAATTACAAGGATCAAACATGCAAATAGACGCACTTAAAAGGCAGTGCTTGTGTTAGAGCCTCAACTAAGCCAAAATTACAGTTCGATATGGACATATCCAGACTTCATTATAGTGCTTCTGAAGGAAACTTTATAGTAACAGTGACTAAAGCTGGAGGTAACAGAAGCAGCTTGAAGCTTTGTAGTAATTTTAAAGTTTGCAGATAAAATTCATTAAGGCACACAATTAACGAAGCTCAAAACCCCCAccccctctcttttctctcacaCTCTTTGATCTGGTACTTTCTCAGTATGAGAAGTTATTCAAACCTCCTATGATAGAGAGTTGCAATGAATTATTCAAATACCAAAAATTCCTTCAATTGAGAACTGACCATTCTGATAACATGCTGCATTCCACCAGCTCCAAATGAATGCCCACAAGGCAATATCATGGCGTCATCCATTAAAGCTCCCCTGAATCCATAAACCAAAGTAAATAAATTGCACAAGTAAAAACTTTGCCAGCAACATGCTTACaggtagaataaaaaaatggcaTGCCAAAACAGATATTCCAAAAACTTCTGATTCGAACACAAATAGTCCATGTCATGCCAAACACATAAAAATCGCAtacaaacatagaaaaaaaaaattcaacaatcaATCTCAAAAACTTACGTAACAGGGTCCGATAAAATAGCCCTTAAAGAATCTCCAGACTCACTCGAAAATGCTGAAACCTCCTTCCTTCCACTAAATCCACAGCCATTTTCCACACCCATATCCTTTCCACCAGCACCAGACCCCCCCGTCCCCTGCAAATACTGCGAATAATACATCTCCCCATCTGCCTCCGCGATCGTCACCGCATTATTCCCTGTTTGCCCCaagccgccgccgccaccaatTCCATCTTTCACCATTTCCCCACTAATCCCTAAACAAGCCAGAACAAATAACACCAATAAAGAAGACGGAAATAAAGaaagctttgaaaaaaaaaaaagattttctttcCACTTACCAAAAGAAGAAAGATGCTTGGGCTTTGCATTTCCATTTCCAATTTTGTCCAAATGAACACTATTACTAGCATTACTAATAGTTCCACTACAATTATTGTTGTTACAGTTAGTGTTTTTGCTGTTACAATCAATAGCAGCAACAAGCACATCAACTCCATTCTCATGATCACCATCACCACCGTCTACGTCATCAACCTCCTCCTCATCGTCCtcctcatcatcttcatcatcctcACCGTCGGTATCATCTCCACTAGTTCCCTGCGGTTCACGCTGATAAACATTCCTCGGGAAAtcctggtggtggtggtggtgagagGGAAAGTAACGGTCGGAGCCG
This genomic stretch from Populus alba chromosome 19, ASM523922v2, whole genome shotgun sequence harbors:
- the LOC118035981 gene encoding uncharacterized protein, with the protein product MEDRGGDTGRSRSDSKLAGEKRTSGELGEKSEVARKKIKMRNLESVLRFEEVSSNHLKNKEDDDSFQFTEKMSQVTNVPVTLDFNAYRAERSGRTALSVEVTAASKPLDLSNEACIVNHLVRKDMAEHAENCNEVPLLKKHESKHDNKRATSVGFGLDLNAQDDSSVNQEPFHTQKDHEKTRDISECGSTTGPVQEKDPLRMWKEMKQNGFLSSSYGGISIQSGFMTSSHGGIPMAKQRGRKPKDDVLKEKMELAKREQVDRFTKIAAPSGLLNGLNPGIINHVRNKKQVHSIIEALVRSEKLENGCLESKQAYLKSGTKENNSTSDSGIHRLSFSHGNGSSTSLFGSKQTRGYPISNGEGDSSMVDMVHDRNFVSHSAASENDALTLKLPSSTNALEESRTVLNEESANNASVSCLSVKAATVSSQWLELLHQDIRGRIAALRRSRKRVRAVITTELPFLISKEFSAIEVDGSYTMKSSSEVVSSNATAAMHQARWRALFDQLDSALSEEEKQLETWLSQVKEMQVHCDQGLQHLHYNAILGYPRTEKADSSQKELAVRAAAASIYSTCNFLSSKQNVSCF
- the LOC118035979 gene encoding U-box domain-containing protein 62, with product MSTEEISLVSPQNGINSQLLFQDDPLRFNCTGPPPQQQQQRRVGDPKTRELTGFIDDNKLFSSTTTATATSTAGSDRYFPSHHHHHQDFPRNVYQREPQGTSGDDTDGEDDEDDEEDDEEEVDDVDGGDGDHENGVDVLVAAIDCNSKNTNCNNNNCSGTISNASNSVHLDKIGNGNAKPKHLSSFGISGEMVKDGIGGGGGLGQTGNNAVTIAEADGEMYYSQYLQGTGGSGAGGKDMGVENGCGFSGRKEVSAFSSESGDSLRAILSDPVTGALMDDAMILPCGHSFGAGGMQHVIRMKVCYSCSESISEDSIAPNLSLRYAVQAFQREEELQFYRSSKRRRERFDQDKGGYGDSGVMDPPRGRGVQFPFAVTDRVIIKGNKRTPQRFVGREAVVTTQCLNGWYVVKTLDNAESVKLQYRSLAKLSDDPSSKTISTKIAPNWL